From Gracilimonas sp.:
GGAAATGATACCGCTGGAAGATGAGGGTAACAAAACCATCGTTACCTACCAAAACCTGGATTTCAATATCGATATCTCTAACCAGTTTTTCAGCATACAGAATATGAAAAGAATACAGTGATCAGTAAACAGTTGTACAATGAACAGTAAACAGTGATTAGATAGTATAGGTAAATTTTTTAGCATACACTGCTAACTGCTAACTGCTAACTGCTAACTGCTAACTGCTAACTGCTAATTGCTAACTGCTAACTGCACCCTGTTTATCGATTAATGCGTGTTGTTTTAAGAATGGAGAATAAGATTTTGGCGAGTTCATCAGCATCTTCGTACATACTGTTGTACAGTTTTTCATCAATAAAGTCAGTGTCTTTAAGAAGAGAAAGCCAATATTTTGTTTCAAGACATTCTTTATATGATATGGATAACTTTGCTGAAAAGTCAGCTTTTGAAATACCACCATTAGCTTCGGCAATATTTGCACCGATGCTGGTTCCACTTTTTAAAAGTTGTTTTGAAATAATGAACTCTTTTTTATCAGAGCTTAAAAACTGGTACGCTTTTACTATCCGAACGGCAAATGCGTACGCCTTTTCATATAGATTATTACCTCTCATGATACTATTACTTCGTTGTACATTGTACCCTGTTAGAGCAATGTCAAAAGAAATCCTTACAAGATTTTTTAGTGAAAGAAGAAAAACCTTTGCCCACACCCACTGATCACTGGTTAATGATCACTGTGAACTGTTAACTGCCAACTGATAACTGCAAACTGAAATGCTGTATCTAAACTTAGCTTGGAGAAATATCTGGCGGAATCGTCGTCGCACGTTTATCACGATTCTGTCTATTGTGGTGGCAGTGATGTTATCAGCCGTGATGAGGGCCATGCAGGAAGGTCAGTATGATGACATGATAGAGAATACCGTTGGCACCTTTACCGGCTACATACAAATTCATCAGGCTGGATATTGGGAAGACCAGACTCTTGATAACACTCTGGTTTTTTCCGACTCCCTAATTCGTAAGCTGAACAACAATGATGAGGTTGCCCATGTTGTGCCCCGGCTTCAGTCTTTTGCACTGGCTGCGGGAGAGAGCCAAAGTCGGCCGGCATTGATTTTAGGGGTTGACGTAAGCAAAGAGCAGCATCTCAGCAATGCCAGGGAAAGATTACAAGCCGGTGCGTACTTTGACTCAAATGATGAGAAGTCGGTATTGGTAGGTAATGAGATGATGCAACGCCTTGGCGTACAACCGGGGGATAGCCTGGTTTTAATTGGTCAGGGTTTTCGGGGGCAAAGTGCAACAGGGCTATACGAGGTCAAAGGCTCGGTTCGGTTCCCAAGTTCTGAAATGAATAAGAACATGGTGATGCTTCCTTTGGAGACGGCTCAAAACCTATTTGCTTCCCATAACCGTGTTACGGCTATTGCTTTAATGCTTGATGACGCACATCAGGTAGAAGAAGTTGTAACTAAGCTGAAGAAGGAACTTTCAGCCGGCGATTATGAAATAATGGGATGGCAGGAATTAATGCCGGAACTGATGCAGAGCATTGAAGCAGACCGTGGCAGCGGACTGATTATGATATTCATTCTCTATATGGTAGTAGGCTTTGGTATCCTGGGTACCGTGCTTATGATGATAAGTGAGCGAACGTACGAATTAGGTGTGATGCTGGCCGTGGGAACCCCCAGGGTTACCATCTTGTCAATTCTTGCCATCGAGATGTTGGTCATCACCTTTATCGGGGTGGGGGTTGGGGTTTTAATTTCTATTCCCATCTCATGGTATTTCAATATCAATCCTATTCAACTGCCAGATAGTATGACCGAAGTGATGGAAGGGTATGGTATGGAACCGGTTATACAGTTTGCTACAGATCCATCCATTTTCTACTCACAAGCTGTCATAGTGTTTATCATCACTCTGATCTTCACCATAATCCCGCTGATAAGGGCGAGCAGGTTGAATCCTGTAAAAGCATTGAGGTCCTAATATGTTGATGAAGATCATTAAGCTCGGATGGAAAAATATTTGGCGCAACCCCATGAGAAGCAGCGTGGTTATAGTAGCTGTGTTGTTGGGAACCTGGGCGGGTATTTTCTCGGCCGGTTTTTTAAATGGTATGATGCAGGATTCTCTGAGTAATCAGATAGAACTTTCGGTCGGGCATATTCAGATTATGCATCCCCGGTTTGATGACCTCTACAATCCTAAGTACCAGGTGGATAAAGCGGATGAGGTAATAGAAACCCTTCAGAATGAATCGTATGTAACAGATATTTCTGTCAAAAGTTTGGTAACCGGACTGGCTCAAAGTACACGAAACAGTTACGGGGTTACCGTGAATGGAGTAAGCCCGGCAACAGATACTTTGCTCGCTATCAAGCAATACATGACAGAGGGTACATTTCTTACCTCAGACCGCCGAAACCCAATTGTGATTGGACGTAAACTTGCCGAGCGGCTGGATATTGGTATGCGCTCCCGGATGGTGCTGAGTTTTCAGGATATTAATGGAGAAATAACCGGAGGGGCATTTCGGGTGGCGGGGATTTTTGATTCCTTCAGCAATCAATATGACGAGAGCACAGTATTTGTACTTAAGGATGATTTGAACCGGTTAATAGGAAGCGGGCAAGCTGTTCATAATATCCGGGTAGATACAGATGACCTATCGCGTGCCGATGAATATGCCCGGCAATTACGCGAACAGTTTCCGGAGTTGGAAATCAAAACCTGGAGAGATATTGCTCCTGACCTTCGATACATCTTTGATATGATGGATATCTCTTTATACATGGTGATGGTGCTTATAACAATTGGCTTGGTGTTCAGCATCATAAATACCATGCTGATGGCTGTACTTGAGCGTACAAGAGAACTTGGGATGTTGCGCGCAATTGGGATGAATAAAAGCAGGACGTTTAGCATGATCATGTTGGAAACTTTTTTCCTTACGATGGCAGGGACCCCTTTAGGCCTTCTGTTTAGCTGGCTTACCATCTCATATTTCTCACATTCCGGTATTGATTTAAGTGCTTTTTCAGAAGGATTAAGTGAGTATGGCTTTAGTACAATAATCTATCCTGAGCTGTCCGCTACCTATTATTTGAATATCACCCTACTTATTGCTGTTGCAGCACTTTTGTCAGCGATCTACCCTGCTGTTCGAACGCTTAAGCTAAACCCTGTTCAGGCCATTAGAAAATTCAATTAATAAAGCTATGTCTGTCATAACCACCGAAAACCTTACGAAAGTGTACAATCCGGATCCGGATAAAGTGCCGGTTCATGCACTGAATGGAGTAGATTTAACAATTGAGAAGGGGGAGTTTACTGCTATCGTAGGGCCGTCCGGTTCAGGAAAAACAACTTTGCTGAATATAATTGGCGGACTTGATGAACCAACGGAAGGCAAAGCGTTTATTAAAGACACGGATTTAACCACCCTGTCAGACAGCGAGCTCATCAAATTCAGGCTCAATCATATTGGGTTTGTGTTTCAGGCTTATAACCTGATCCCGGTGTTGACAGCTATTGAAAATGTATCTTTTGTAATGCAAATGCAGGGACGCCCATCCGCTGAATGTCGCGAGAAAAGCCTGGCATTGTTAAAAGAAGTTGGACTTGAAGATAAAATTCACAAACGACCTTCCGAGCTTTCAGGTGGGCAACAACAAAGAGTTGCAGTAGCAAGAGCATTGGCATCCAAGCCGGACTTTGTCCTCGCTGATGAGCCCACCGCCAACCTGGATTCCGTTTCTACGGCCGAATTACTGGATATGATGCTGGATCTGAATAAGCGCGAGGATATGACCTTTGTATTTTCCACTCACGACCAGCGCGTGATTGACCGGGCTCGAAGAGTGGTTACCCTGGTAGATGGGAAAATTGATTCTGATGAGAAAAGAGGATGAATGTTGATTACTGAACAAGGAACATTGAATATCGGAGTGCCATTTTTTCGAGCCTGCGTTCTTTTTGTGTTTATCACGGTTTTCCTTTTTCCTAATAAATCTAATGCACAGCTGAAGGAAATCGTAGATATCAGTGGATATATGAAGGAGTTGGGACAGATTTCGGCGAGTAATGATTTTTCTGAGCTTCGCTATGATAATATTCTTCATAGCAGATTTGAAACCGAGTGGACCTTTACAGAAAACCTGGAGTTTAATGCCGACCTTCGAACACTATTACTCAATGGATATACCGTTCGGAATGCGATTGGTTTGGCAAGCTTTTTAGAAAAAGATCCTAATCTCATAGATATGTCCTGGGTTTGGATCGATACAGATCAGGCGTTGATTCATTCACAGATAGATCGGTTTCACATCAGCTATTATAATGGAGACTTTGAGCTATATGCCGGCCGTCAAAGAATAAACTGGGGGAAAACCCTGGCATGGAACCCCAACGATCTTTTTAACAATTATGCGTTTCTGGATTTTGACTATGAGGAACGTCCCGGCGTTGATGCCATTTCAGCCATATATAATTTAGATTTTGCTTCCAGCATAGAAGCCGGTATTAAGCTGGCTGACTCATTTGATGAGATGGTAATCGCAGGCATGTATCGGGTTAATTATAAAACCTATGATTTACAGCTTATAGCCGGGCATTACCAGGACAAAGCAGCGCTGGGAATTGGCTGGGCCGGTTATATTAAAGATGCAGGGTTTAAAGGGGAGGCCTCCTATTTTCATCCCGAAGATGAATTCTTTAACAATACGGGATCACTTTCTGCTACGCTTGGGTTCGATTATATGTTTGAAACCTCCATTTACGCACAGGCAGAGGTTTTATACAACGGTGGGTATCAAAACCGGAATGCAAGTCTGTCTTCACTCACTCAACCCCCAAGTGCAGACAACCTTTTTATTTCAAAAACCGGCTACCTTATCAATGGTTCGTATCCGGCCAGTCCACTGCTCAATGGCAATCTTGGAATTATGGGCAGCTTTACTCAAAAACTATTTATTCTTTTCCCACAGGTGAGTTATTCCCTGGATGAAAACCTCGACCTTTTACTGGTTTCTCAGCTGCTTAAAGGAGAAGCTTTTTCCAACTCTGTGGAGACACCAAACGTATTTTTCATAAGACTGAAATGGTCTTATTAGTATCCCCTGTAAGCCGAGAGGGCTAATAATCAAGTAATTAGCCCCGGCTAAAAATATAATTATCTAACTTAAATATTTCTTGCAATTCAGGACTGTCAATACCTATTTTTAGCCTAAGCTAAAAAATTAAATAGTTCAGAATAACAAATGAAAAAAGTGTCGCTGGTTTTAGCCGTCTTTTTCTGTTTTAATGGAATCCTTTTTGCACAATCCGGCAGTGGAACAATCACCGGAAAAGTAACCTCGGAGGGAGAGCCTGTGGTTGGCGCAAATGTTGGCATCCCGGAAATACAGAAAGGAAGTCCCACGGACGTAGATGGAACATTTGAAATAAAAAATGTACCTGCCGGAAAGTATAAGCTTCAAATCACTGCTGTTGGTTTTGATAAGGTAATTAAGAGAATAAGTGTGAAGTCCGGCGAGACTACGACTGTTGACATCAGGATAAAAGAGACGCGTTTGGAGCTGGAGCAAATGGTGGTTACCGGGACCATGCGCCAAACCTATGTAAAGGAATCTCCGGTGAAGGTGAATGTGGTGAAAGCGGCCCAGCTTCAGCAAGGGAGAACCAGTTCCAATATCATGGACCTGATCAGCAGTGTAAACGGACTTTCAACCCAGCTTAACTGTGGTGTTTGCGGAACCAACGCTATTCGGATTAACGGAGTGGAAGGACCAAATACAGCCGTATTAATTGACGGCATGCCGATTATGGGTGCTTTGGCTTCGGTGTATGGGTTGAATGGAATCAGTCCTTCAATCATCGATCAGGTGGAAGTGATTAAAGGTCCCCAATCTACTTTGTATGGAACACAGGCACTGGGCGGGGTGGTGAACATCATCACCAAAAACCCGGCTATTACACCCACTTTTTCAGCGGATGTGTATGCCAAAAGCACCGAAGAGGGGAATATAAATCTGGCATACTCTCCCAGGGCTGGTCGGTTTGAAGGCTTTGTAAGTGGAAATATTTTGCATCTCGAAAATTACTTTGATGAAAACGGCGATAACTTCAACGACCTGGTTAAACAATCGCGGGTATCGCTATTTGGAAAAGGAACGCTGCTTGGTGAGAATATGGAGCAGCGTTTGAATGTTGCAACGAAGTACTACACCGAGAACCGAACGGGAGGATTAGAAGCGTTCAGCGATGACCTTCGTGGCTCCGATCAGATTTATGGGGAGTCTATTTATACCAACCGGTTTGAGTTTATGACGGAATACCGGCCGGCCGGCTTGAATGAACAACTCAGGATCAGCGGTGCCGTCACGCATCATGATCAGGATAGTTATTATGGAACCGATTGGTACGATGCGCAGCAGGGAATTGCATTTGGTCAGGCTACGTGGGATCAACCCATTGGTGAGAACTTCCAGCTGCTGGCAGGAACCACAATTCGCTACGAAACTTATAACGACAACACTCCGGCTACTTCATCCGGAGCCGACAAAAGGTGGATTCCCGGAGTATTCTCACAGGGAGAACTAAAAGCCGGTGATTTTACCTTTCTGGGTGGAATCCGGGTTGATCATCATTCCGAGCATGGGTTTGTAACTGCACCCCGATTATCATCGAAATTCAGCCCATCAGACCTGACGACATTCAGAATCAGTGCCGGAACCGGATTTCGGGTGGTGAATGTATTTACGGAAGACCATGCTGCCTTGACGGGTTCCCGGGAAGTGGTATTTAATGAGGATCTGGAGCCGGAGGAATCCAAAAGCATAACGGGGAGCCTCGAGCAGATTATCCCATTTGGTACAAACCCAATGACGGTAAGTCTGGACGGGTTTTATACGCGTTTCTCCAATAAAATTATCCCGGATTACGATCAGGACCCAAACCTGATTGTGTACGAAAACCTGGATGGGTTCTCCGTAACGCAAGGCTTCTCGGTTGGGCTGGAGCAGAATTTTACGGCTCTGCCTGTTACCTACAATGCCAGCATCACCATTATGGATGTGTACACCGAAGAGAACGGACAGCGACAGGCTCTGGCCTATGCTCCGGAATATACCGGCGTGTTTGGAGCCACCTACAACTTTCGGTCGCTGGATCTTTCCCTTGGTTATAACGGGAACCTGGTGGGTCCAAAACGCATGCCGGCTAACTATGCTGAAGATTTTGGGAGATCTTCCAAGTCACCGGCTTACTCCACGCACGACTTAAAGATTACTAAGGAATTCACCAACGTGAACAGCGAAAAGGGAATCGGTTTTGAGGCGTACCTGTCTGCGGAAAATATTTTCAACTACACGCAGGGCAGCCCGTTAGTGGGAGCCGGGAATCCCTTTGGTCCTGAGTTTGATACAATTTATACCTGGGGACCAATCATCGGCCGTACCTTTTCAATTGGCGCAAGATTAAACCTGAGGTAGAGATGAAATCCAGCAACCTGTTTTACCTGTCGGTTATTTTTACCCTGATTGGGGTGGTTTTTTCAAACTCTGTTTATGCTCAGACAACAGAACTGGAATGGCATTCCTTTGAACAAGCTCTGAAGCTGGCGGAAGAAGAGGGCAAGCCCATCATGGTAGATGTTTGGGCACCGTGGTGTGGCTGGTGTAAGAAAATGAAGAAGGAAGTATACCCGGAGCTTAGCGCAGCACTCAGCAAAGACTTTGTACTTACCCGACTAAACCGGGACGATAATGAGGATAAAAAAACCTATCAGCAATACAGAATCACTCCTTTACGATTAGCCCAGAAGTTCGGCGTACAAAATGTACCGGCTATTGTTTTCTTATCCCCGGAGGGAGAATACCTGTTTCATATTTCGGGCTTTGTGGAAGCGGATGAACTGAAAGAGATTTTGGGGTATGTTTCTGTGGAGAGGGCGGAAAGGCTTTGAGATAAGGTCTTGTTAGCAGCCGCTATATGTTGGAAAGTGAAATTTCCTGTACTGATTTATCGATAAGTACTCTACTCGTAGGCTACAGATCGCAGATTTTGGTTATCCAGTTTCCCCTTAAGTTTCAACGACCGTAGATTTAGCTTGGTTTTTTTAGCCTTATTGAGAGAAGACAAATACAGATATACTTTTTCCAATTCCGTGTCAGAGAGTCGATCTATTTCTTTTTTTACTTTCTCTTTTGTAATCATGGCAGGCGGGTTTGTTAACAACAACAATTTAATTAACGCCAAGAAATTTTCATAAGTATAGCAGCGGTGGGGTTAAGGCGGCTAATAACCCGGCGTTTAAACGGTGCGTAGCTAATGAAGATGCTCAGCTGTAGAGCATCGGAGAGAGATCAAGCCGGTTTTTCTTCACGAGCCAGCATATCCATGAATTTTGCAAATCGCCTCTGCCTGGTTTCGGGCTTCTTCGCTGATGTCAATCCATAGGCGATGTGATAGCGACTTGATTTGTTGAGTGTTTCAAAGAACTGTTTTGCTTTCAGCTTGCCATGGAGTGCTTCCAGGAAATCTGCCGGCACTTCCAATTCGCTTGCCACATAGGCTTTCTCCCATCGGCCATCCAATTGGGCGGCGCGAACCTGGCTGAGTCCCGATTCCATCATGCGGCCTTCGCTTATCAAACGTTCGGCAAGTTCTCTGTTCCTTTTTGACCAGTTGCTTCGGGCTTTCCTGGGAGTAATCCGTTGAAGATAAGCCTGTTCATCCAATGACTTCCGGATACCGTCGATCCAGCCCCAGCAAAGTACCTCAATCACGACATCATTCCAGGTCACGCTCGGAATCCCGGTCTTCTTCTTGAATATTTTTACCCACAGTTCATACTCAGTGGCATGATTCCGTTTTAGCCAATGGCCGAGATCTTTTGACGATGCAAAGGGTAAGATTTTTGTTGGATCGGGTTCCGGCATAAAATTAGATTCTTTTCGACATAACGGCCTGGCGTTTGAGCAGCACTAGGATTAAGACTCAATAAAGGGCTAAAAAGTTCAGATCAGGTAGATAGTTTGAGGCGGAGCCTCCGGTTGGCATTACGGAGCAGAGCACCGTAACGAGCATAAACGGCTAAAAAAGTTAAAACAAACAACACCGGAAATCGAAGCTACGTCCGCGTCCCAGTTGATGCGCTTGTTATACGCTATTTTCTTTGATCAACCTCCAATGATTTCTCTAAACTTCCGTATTCCTTTTATTGCCAATGCCCCAGGCACAGTGACAAATAAGCCATATAAAAAAGCGACAGCGACAACAATCCAATTATTTGTTGTATATATCATAGCAGGTATCAAACCAACTAGTCCTATTATTATTCCATAAAGGACCGCATGAAGTTGAGAGACTCCAAAGATTTGTTTTTGGGGCTCGCTATATTTGACTTTTACTCCTTTCTTTTCACACGACAACCAAATAGCTGGAACCTCAGCTGATTTTGGCGTATTTAAATATGTAAGACTGACAGTTTCACCTCTATTTAAAATTGGAACTAAATATTCTCTTTGTCCAAAATAAATATTTCTTTGATTATCAGTTATCTGTTGCCCATCTGGGACATGAAGAAGCTGCTTATATCTATCAGTGAATTCCAAAATACTTGGAGAGTTGGAAATTCCTGTTCTTTCTGTAAGTAAATTAGTGTTGTCAGAAAAAGTATGAACAATAACATCTTCATAATCATTAAGGCTGTCATTTCTTAATTCAATAGTGGATAAATATAGATCTTGAAGATTTGTCTCGTTCCAGATTATCTGGACATTTCCAAAAATGTTATCATTCGCAGACATTCCTATCCGGTTATGTTCTACAAAATATCTAAATACACCTCGTTTATGTAAAACTCGCTGAGTCACCCATGCTGTTAGGATACCGGCAATACCACCGAATATTATCGATATATATTCTGATTTAAGTAGTTCAATTAAATCCATATTAAAGGTGTTTTAAGTAATGCGTATAACATAATATTAGACGAACAGGATTTTGTCAGGGCGAACACCGCCAACGTGCTCTTATACGCTCCATTCAGCTGTTCTATTCGTATAAGGAGATTTTTGGGATGTACTCCGAACTGTTGTTCTCACATTCCATCCCCTTATTAATTCCTAAGATAACACCTTGGCTTAATTTTGCAAGACGGGATGGCTGCCTTCTTTGAACAATAATCTGTCAAGCAGGATCAAATCAGCACGTCATCGCGAGGAGCTCACTTGTTTAAGCAGGGCATAGTTTTTTGCGACGAAGCGATCTCCCTAATTACACTTAATAATGTAAATCGGGAGATTGCCACGGTATTTGCTCCCATTCGGTCGGGCAATACCTCGCAATGACATGCTATAAATTGAACAGATGTTTACTTAATCAGCGTCATCTTTTTGGTGAGCACCTGACCTTCTGTTCGGAGTTGGTAAATGTACATCCCGGAAGGGACTGCACTTCCTGATGAACTCAACGCATTCCAGCTTACGGTTTTTTGTCCGGCCGATTGGCGCTCATTCACCAATGTGGCTACTTCAGCCCCCAGCATGTTGTAGATTTTGAGGGAAACCTGAGCCGGCTTATCCAGAGCATATGAGATCGTGGTGACCGGGTTAAACGGATTCGGGTAATTTTGAGCTAAGCTGATTCGCTCCGGAGACTGACCGGTTGGCTCCGCAGAGGTGATGGTTTTAGACAATTCTTCCTCAATTACAGCGATTACCTGTTCGGTATCTGTGTCAACAAATCCCGTTCCTTTATAGGCGATTTCTCCCTCTTTGGAGATTACTACTGACCGGTCGTAAGAGGAGGTATTTCCGTAGTAATCTTCCAGGCTTTGGCGGGCATTCAGCAGTAAAGTATAAGTGATTCCGGTTTCCGATTGAAAGCTTTGGTTTGCCGACCGGGATAAGTTCCAGGTATCCAGGCCCAGGGCAACGAAGCCGGTGTCTTCCATATAGGGTTGGTAGATGTCGTTCTCCGTGATGGGGCCATTATCGAGGCAGTGTGGACAACCGGCTCCATAAAAAAAGATATAGACCACTTTGCCTTCAAAATCAGAAAGGGAGACCTCATCCCCATCCAGTGATGTGTAGGTAAACCCGGGAGCCGGATCACCAGTATTTACCTGGGCAAAAACCGGAGCTGAAAAAAGAACGACAAGTAAGAGCAGTAAAAATGACTTCATGGTATTTCCTGTTTAAAACCGTGTGGTGAATCTTAATTCAACTCCTTCAAAATCCAGAATCTCATAACAGATGCCGGATGTGCAGGCAGGTCCTCCGCGTCTTTTGCCTGCGAAAACATCTAACGTGTGAGACTGGTTGATCTTGTATCTTACATTTCCGCCCAGCCAGGTACGCGTTTCGTCCTCAATATCAAAGGTGTTGGGATTGTCGGTAATCAATAAGTCGTCGGTGGCTTCGAATACAAGACTGACGGTTAAATCGGGGATCGTGCTGTAAGCGATGGAGGCGTAATAATTTTCAACGTTTTGGGAGAAGGCGGTTTTGTAATAGGTCTGGAACTGAACATCCAAAGCAAGGCTCCATTCATAGTTGAAGCTTTTTTCCGAAATCAACCCTGCCGAAATGCGGTTTTCTTCTCCCTTGCGCTCATCGGTTGCATAGTCCACAAAGGCTTTGAAAGAAAGGAAGTCGCTCGCCTGGTAATATCCTTCCAAAAAATACTCCCGGTAATAGTTGGTTCGGGCAATCTCATTCTTAGCGGTGGTGATATTTGCCGTCACCGAATGGCCGTCTTCAAAGTTATAGAAGCCCTCCACTTGAAAGCCGGATTCATTGGCGGTGCTCAACACATGCGTACTTCGGTTCAGCACCGGGTAGGTATGTTCTTTGATGAGCGAGGGTGGATCGTTGTATCCCGAACCCAGCCGAAATTGATTGTAGTTCTTGTATTCAGCACTGAGGCCAAAAGATCCGTAGAAATAATTCAGCCCGGAATAAAGAGCATAGGAATCCTCCTCTTCAAACTGAAAAAGGGCGATATCGGTATCAAAAGCATACTCCCCGTAAACCTGCAGATTGAAAGGGAGATTGTAATTATACATTAGTGAAGCCAGTTCGCGGTAATCGTCACGCCCGTCGGAACGGCTTCTCATGAAGGCTCCGCCAATACTGAGGTCTTCAGTGAGATAAAAATCAGACTCTATAGCCTCAATTAAATCGGGGCGGCGGGCACTATCCGGTTTAAAGTTGGGTGGAAGCGGGTTAAAAAGTGGACGGGCTCGGATCACGGAGGCTTCAATCCAATCATTCTTATAGCTGATGTCAACGCCCTCCTGGTCCCGGTTGAAGGCATATCGGGTGCGATAAAAAGAGTCTTCATACACGGATCCGGGGATGTCATAACTGCGAAGTAACAGTCCGCGACCGATGGTTTTATAGAAATTCCCGATTCTCACTTTAAAATGGTCGTCTTCGTACTGCAGGCGCTTTTGCGACAGAAGAAAGTAGTTGCGGTCATTAAAGGGGGTAAGAAAATGTTCAAATCGTCCGTAGGCACTGATTTTTCCCTGATCATAGAAGAGATTGAGCTGATCGTACGATGTGGTCAGGTCCGTATTCTCTTCATAAGGCAGATTCCCATATTGAAACTCGAAGGTATTGGTGCCATAAAGCTGGGCAAAAGCGGATGAACTATAAAGGAGTCCGATTACCGATGATATGATTAGCAACCGCAGCATCACTCGCTTAGCAATTTGTTGATTTCAGCTTCTATCATCTTCTCTTCACCCGGAGTGTATCCTTCATGAAAATACACGACTTCATCCTCGCTGTTTACGATAAGCAAGGTGGGTACAGCCTGAACCCGTAGGCGTGCCATCACATTGTTGTCGGTATCCAGTAAAACCGGATAATCTATGCCGAGGGATTTGGAAAAAGGTTTTACTTTGGAAAGGTTTCGGGGGCCGTCCACACTGATGCCCACAAATTGTACACCCTGTGATTCAAACTCATCATACATGTCCACAAACTTGGGGATGGATTTGATACAAGGCTTGCACCATGTAGCCCAAAAGTCGATTACGGTCAGCTTTTCTCCCTTTACATCTTCGTAGGAAGTGGTGCGGTTATCCAGGTTTTTTAGCTTGAAGTTATGGACTTTAGGTCCGCTGAAGACGGCAGAGCTTACAATCAGTAAAATCGATAAGAGAAGTTTCATGGCTGTCTGTTTAGCAGGTTAGACAACCATGAAACGGAATTTCTTACTTAATTGCTGTCTTCCCGGGAAGGAGGCCGGCGATTGTCATTCGAAATGGTGTCGATCAGCTTGTTATAGGGATCGATACCGGCCGAGGAGGGTTCTTTATCCACGGTAATGGTCAGCTCATTCAGAATCTCGGTAAACCTATGCTTTTTGAAATAAAGCACGGTTTCATTACCGAGCGAATCGGTTCCGAAAACTCCTACGTCCACCCAATCCTGGAGTGGAAGTGACTTAACCGGAAGCCGGCGATCTTCAATTTCGATGGCCAGGCTGTCTCCAGCTTCATCCTGGTAAATACGCTTACCGGTTTCACCTGTTCGGTATTTGGAAACCTGAAGCGTCAGGTTTACCTCATAGGTGCTGCTTTCCACTTCGGTGTAGGTGGCGTCTTCTACCCGGTTATCATACAGCGTGATGGTTTCAAACATATCTTTAATGAGGTACTGAAGCGAGTCCGGTGTGGCTGCCTTCAGGTGCTCAAGCAATTCCAATGAGGTGGTGTATGGCGGCTCCTGAAAAGCGACC
This genomic window contains:
- a CDS encoding YdeI/OmpD-associated family protein, with the translated sequence MPEPDPTKILPFASSKDLGHWLKRNHATEYELWVKIFKKKTGIPSVTWNDVVIEVLCWGWIDGIRKSLDEQAYLQRITPRKARSNWSKRNRELAERLISEGRMMESGLSQVRAAQLDGRWEKAYVASELEVPADFLEALHGKLKAKQFFETLNKSSRYHIAYGLTSAKKPETRQRRFAKFMDMLAREEKPA
- a CDS encoding redoxin family protein; the protein is MKSFLLLLLVVLFSAPVFAQVNTGDPAPGFTYTSLDGDEVSLSDFEGKVVYIFFYGAGCPHCLDNGPITENDIYQPYMEDTGFVALGLDTWNLSRSANQSFQSETGITYTLLLNARQSLEDYYGNTSSYDRSVVISKEGEIAYKGTGFVDTDTEQVIAVIEEELSKTITSAEPTGQSPERISLAQNYPNPFNPVTTISYALDKPAQVSLKIYNMLGAEVATLVNERQSAGQKTVSWNALSSSGSAVPSGMYIYQLRTEGQVLTKKMTLIK
- a CDS encoding DUF6029 family protein — protein: MLRLLIISSVIGLLYSSSAFAQLYGTNTFEFQYGNLPYEENTDLTTSYDQLNLFYDQGKISAYGRFEHFLTPFNDRNYFLLSQKRLQYEDDHFKVRIGNFYKTIGRGLLLRSYDIPGSVYEDSFYRTRYAFNRDQEGVDISYKNDWIEASVIRARPLFNPLPPNFKPDSARRPDLIEAIESDFYLTEDLSIGGAFMRSRSDGRDDYRELASLMYNYNLPFNLQVYGEYAFDTDIALFQFEEEDSYALYSGLNYFYGSFGLSAEYKNYNQFRLGSGYNDPPSLIKEHTYPVLNRSTHVLSTANESGFQVEGFYNFEDGHSVTANITTAKNEIARTNYYREYFLEGYYQASDFLSFKAFVDYATDERKGEENRISAGLISEKSFNYEWSLALDVQFQTYYKTAFSQNVENYYASIAYSTIPDLTVSLVFEATDDLLITDNPNTFDIEDETRTWLGGNVRYKINQSHTLDVFAGKRRGGPACTSGICYEILDFEGVELRFTTRF
- a CDS encoding TlpA disulfide reductase family protein produces the protein MKLLLSILLIVSSAVFSGPKVHNFKLKNLDNRTTSYEDVKGEKLTVIDFWATWCKPCIKSIPKFVDMYDEFESQGVQFVGISVDGPRNLSKVKPFSKSLGIDYPVLLDTDNNVMARLRVQAVPTLLIVNSEDEVVYFHEGYTPGEEKMIEAEINKLLSE